One Colius striatus isolate bColStr4 chromosome 10, bColStr4.1.hap1, whole genome shotgun sequence genomic region harbors:
- the COLGALT2 gene encoding procollagen galactosyltransferase 2, translating into MEDPQSYPEEIGPKHWPSSRFTHVMKLRQAALRAAREKWSDYILFVDADNLLTNPETLNLMIAENKTLVAPMLESRSLYSNFWCGITPQGYYKRTLDYPLIREWKRTGCFAVPMIHSTFLIDLRKEASSKLMFYPPHQDYTWSFDDIMVFAFSSRQAGVQMFICNREHYGFLPMPLKSHQTLQEESENFVHTLIEAMIDRPPIEPSQYVSVPPKHPDKMGFDEIFMINLKRRKDRRDRMLRTLQEQEIAVKIVEAVDGKTLNTSQLKALSIDMLPGYRDPYSSRPLTRGEIGCFLSHYYIWKEVVNRELEKTLVIEDDVRFEHQFKRKLMKLMDDIEQAQLDWELIYIGRKRMQVQEPEKAVPNVMNLVEADYSYWTLGYAISFQGAQKLIGAEPFSKMLPVDEFLPVMYNKHPVAKYMEYYESRDLKAFSAEPLLVYPTHYTGQPGYLSDTETSTIWDNETVSTDWDRTHSWKSRQQGTIHSDAQNKDALPSQSSLNAPASRDEL; encoded by the exons TTTGTGGATGCAGATAACTTATTGACCAACCCAGAAACCCTGAACTTGATGATAGCAGAAAACAAGACACTGGTGGCACCAATGCTTGAGTCTCGCTCTCTCTACTCCAACTTCTGGTGTGGCATTACTCCCCAG GGCTATTACAAAAGGACCTTGGACTATCCTCTGATTCGGGAATGGAAGAGGACAGGCTGTTTTGCTGTCCCGATGATTCATTCCACCTTCCTTATTGACTTGAGGAAAGAAGCCTCTTCCAAGCTGATGTTCTACCCCCCACACCAGGACTACACCTGGAGCTTTGATGATATCATGGTCTTTGCCTTCTCCAGTCGCCAAGCAG GAGTCCAGATGTTCATCTGCAACCGTGAACACTACGGTTTCCTTCCCATGCCCCTGAAATCCCACCAGACGCTGCAAGAGGAATCCGAGAACTTTGTGCACACGCTAATTGAAGCTATGA TCGATCGTCCTCCCATTGAACCCTCTCAGTATGTCTCTGTTCCTCCAAAACACCCTGACAAGATGGGATTTGATGAA ATTTTCATGATCAACCTGAAGCGCCGGAAGGACAGGCGGGATCGGATGCTGCGCacgctgcaggagcaggagatTGCAGTCAAGATAGTGGAGGCTGTGGATGGAAA GACGCTCAACACAAGTCAGCTCAAAGCTCTCAGCATCGATATGCTCCCAGGTTACCGGGACCCATATTCCTCCAGGCCACTAACCAGAGGAGAGATTGGCTGCTTCCTCAGCCACTACTACATCTGGAAGGAG GTGGTGAACAGAGAACTGGAGAAGACGCTTGTTATTGAGGATGATGTGCGCTTTGAACACCAGTTTAAAAGGAAGCTGATGAAGCTGATGGATGACATTGAACAAGCCCAGTTAGACTGGGAGCTTAT CTACATTGGCCGGAAAAGGATGCAGGTGCAGGAGCCTGAGAAAGCAGTTCCCAATGTCATGAACCTGGTGGAAGCTGATTACTCCTACTGGACACTGGGCTATGCCATCTCTTTCCAAGGGGCTCAGAAACTCATCGGAGCGGAGCCTTTCAGCAAGATGCTGCCTGTAGATGAATTTCTGCCCGTCATGTACAACAAGCACCCAGT TGCAAAGTACATGGAGTACTACGAGTCCAGAGACTTGAAGGCCTTTTCAGCAGAACCCCTGCTTGTTTACCCCACCCACTACACAGGGCAGCCAGGCTACCTCAGTGACACAGAGACCTCTACAATCTGGGACAACGAGACCGTGTCAACGGACTGGGACAGAACACACTCATGGAAATCCCGGCAGCAGGGCACGATCCACAGTGACGCCCAGAACAAGGACGCCCTGCCCTCCCAGTCGTCCCTCAACGCCCCGGCCTCCAGGGATGAGCTATGA